The genomic interval ccagggaagaacactggagtgggttgccatttccttctccaatgcatgaaagtgaaaaatgaaactgaagtcgctcagtcgtgcccgactcttagcaaccccatggactgcagcctaccaggctcctccatccatgggattttccaggcaagagtactggagtggggtgccattgccttctcaaggTGAAGCTGGAGAGGAGCAAATGTCCGTTAAAACTGACCTGGGCCacttggaggtgggaggagggctgTGCTTAGGTCAGCCTGCTCAGGCTCCCCTTTTATGCCCCTTTCCCAAGTGGCGCAACCAATGACCAGAGCATCCTCAGTACTGGGTCTAATTCGGCGAGGTTTTATTGTAGAAATGCGGCCCCTGTTGACCCAGGACACCCTGATCACAGAGTGCTGCAGGTGGGACCCCACCTCTAGACCAGCTTCCCCTTCCTGCGTGCGGGCAAAGAAAACTGGGTCCTCGGACCTGGGCGGGACCTATTTAAACTCTGCGTCCCCtcacttcccaccccagggacgaAGCCTCGGAGAGCCATCATTCCTAAGTCCAGCTGAGTTCACACTCGGATCCTAGTGGGACTCTCTAGTGCCAAAGAGTGGGAGAGGCGGTAGCAGCCGCAAGAAGACGGCCACAGGGCCAAGGAGTCCGGACAGGCAGCTCAAACCTAGCTGCGCTCGGCTAGCTGCACGCTCCTCTTGCCTGCCCCTTGGGCAAAGTAAGGAAGTCAGCTGGCGGCGAGGAAGGCTCCCTGGTCCCGGCGGATGCGCTGTCTTCAGGAAGGCACCCCGGCTGGTCCCGCTGCCCACGGAAGAAAACCTCCACCAGAGCAGCAGCACAGTTCCCCGTGACCAGGAGGATGGGGACCCTCTGCAGCCTTCTAACGCCTCCGACTCCCTTGATGCACACGGTGCTGCTCGAGGGcgggaagggtgtgtgtgtgtgtggggtggggggtcaaAGTGCAGTGTTCCCAGGGGCATCAGGTGCACCCTGTCCAGTTCATACCTACTGCTGGTGGCGAGACCGAGACCCGGTGCAGCTACACCGGCCGCATCTTCCAGGGCGCGCGCGCGTCCCGCAGAGAGCGGTCGTGGGGCAGAGCGGCGAAGGCCGAGTGGCGCAGCTGGCAGCCGATGAAGAGGATGACGAGCGCCACggacagcagcagcaggaagaagaGCAGCAGGTAGGTGGGCAGGTCGGGCTTGGCGGCCGCGCCGTCCCGCATCCCGCGCGCGGTGGCCAGCTCCAGCGGCAAAGCGCCCTCCGCCTTGACCGTGGCTGCCAGCGCCAGGGCGCCGCCTACCGCCGCCTCGGGGCTGCCCGTGGTGTTGAACACGTCGCCGTACATGGCCCGCGGGGCTGCCGACCCCCGGCCGCCTCACTTCGCTTCCATGGTGCGCCCTGCCTGCTCCTCTACGCGCGACCGACCGCAAGCCAGGTGCCTGCGGGACCGCCGGGACTGCGAAGCCCTGGACTGCTTCCTCGCCACCCCACTCAGTTGCCCTCTCCGCGGGGTGGTGGACCCCAGCGCTCCGAGCTGGACGGCTCGGCACCCGCGATCCCCGGACTTTTCAGGTCTGTCACCGTCGCCACCCACGGTCCTGAATCGGTCACCTGGGTTTACGGCCGTCCTTTCAGTTCAGACCCCAGCTCCGGCGAGCTCCGGGCTCCAGGACACCCCTGGGCTACGGCGGCGGCGGAGCGAGGTGAGTGGTGCGTGCGGCCGCAGCGCGGGGTTCCTGCTCTGCACCTCCAGACACCAGTGCACCGAGGGCTCAGTCCGGGAGTCCCCCGCGGCCTCCCGCTGCCGAGTCTCAGAGCAGTTCTGCAGCCTTGAATCCCCGCAGAGACACCTGGTGTGCGGCGAGCCTGTCCCCGCTGGCTCCAGCTGCTGCGCTCCAGTCGAGAGCAGGAGACTGAGCTCCGAGGCGGCCCCCCGAGCTCCGGTCCCGGGCGGTGGGGGGCGGGTCTGGTGGCGATTGTCCCCGGGGAGCGGCTGCGAACCAATGAGAGCGAGAGAGGACAGGGCTGCGCCTGCCCCCGGCCCGGCCTCACATCACTCACGGAAGGAGGGACAcacaggaagggagggaggaaaaacacAGGGTCACGGAAAGACAGATGGATGAAGAGCCGATTACAGACCTATGAACAGAGCCACGCAAAACAGACAAGATGGACAGCAAACCGATTCTCTCTCTCGTCCTTCTCATGGACATTCTCCCTCCAGGCACAGCCCGGCTGGCTCCGAGCCCCAAGACTGAGTAGTTCTGGGAGGCCCAAGAGGCTGAGCGCAAGGGCAGAGGGTCCCAGAGGAGCTCAGGCTGCTTCCTGGGGACGCGCTCCTCCGCAGTGGAGGGCACCTGTGAGCTCACCTTTTCAGCGCACCTGAGCTGCAGTGTTCTGACACAGAGGGCCGGAGGGAGATGTGGCCCACCTGCCTGTAGCAGCCCTGGCAAACGCTTGCTGGCCAGGACAGAGGTGAGGGGTCAGCAGGACCAAGGGGGTGTCCCCTTTCCAGAAGCCCACACTGTTCACCTCCTTTGGAAGTTTTCCAAGCCTCCCAGATTA from Dama dama isolate Ldn47 chromosome 9, ASM3311817v1, whole genome shotgun sequence carries:
- the SMIM32 gene encoding small integral membrane protein 32, with amino-acid sequence MYGDVFNTTGSPEAAVGGALALAATVKAEGALPLELATARGMRDGAAAKPDLPTYLLLFFLLLLSVALVILFIGCQLRHSAFAALPHDRSLRDARAPWKMRPV